TACCTCGGCGACTGCGGCGACCGGCTCGGCCAGGACCTGCGCCGCCTGCTCGCCCCGGACGCCCAGGCCGGGCCGGGCGCCCGCACCGGCGCGGTCTTCAACCTCCGCCGCCTGGTCGACGACGGGCGCGGCACCTCCACCGACGAGGTCTTCGACCCGGTCGCCTCGCACGCCGTGCTGTTCTCGCTGCAACTCGCGCTGGCCCGCAGCCTCCAGGCGCTCGGGGTGCGGCCGGCCGCCGTCACCGGGCACAGCCTCGGGGAGCTCACCGCCGCCACGGTGGCCGGGGTCTTCACCGAGGAGGACGCCCTGCGGGTGGTCGTCGAGCGGGCCCGCGCCGTGGCCGCGCTGCCCGAGGGGACGATGCTCGCGGTGAGCCTCTCCCGGGCCGAGGCCGAGGAGCTGACCGGCCCCGGGGTCTGGCTGGCGGCGGTCAACTCGCCTCGCAGCAGCGTGCTGGCCGGTGAGCGGGCGGCGGTCCTGGAGGTGGTGGACCGGCTCAACCGGCGCGGCCTCCAGGGCCGGCTGCTCCCGGTGCGCCACGCGTTCCACACCCCGCTGCTGGCGCCCGCCGGGGAGGAGCTGCGCGCCCTGCTCGGCAGCCTGACCCTGTCGGCCCCGACGGTCGCGCTGGCCTCCAACACCACCGGCACCTGGGTCCGCGCCGAACTCCGGGACCCGGAGTACTGGTACCGGCAGCTCACCTCGCCGGTCCTGTTCGGCCAGGCCCTGGCCACCGCGGCGAAGGAGTGCGACGTCCTGCTGGAGGTCGGGCCCGGACAGCTGCGGACCCTGGCCGCCCAGGCCCGGGCCGTCGGCGACGACCACGCCGCGGTGGTGGCGACCGTGCGCCGGGAGTACCAGAACGAGTCCGACGCCGAGGTGCTGCTGCACGCCCTCGGGCAGCTGTGGCAGCGCGGCTGCGACCTCGACTGGGAACGGCTCGGCGGCGGACCGTTCCCGCCGCCGGCCGCCCTGCCGCCCACCGCGCTGGACGAACGGCCCCTGTTCATCGCCGAGGGCGGCCCGGCCGGCCTGCTCTCGCCCGGCCCCGCCGCACCGGCACCCGCGCCCGCACCGGCACCCGTTCCCGAGCCCGCACCCGTTCCCGAGCCCGCACTCGTCCCCGAGCCCGCTGGAGCCGGGGCCGAGGACGGGGACGGTGACCCGGACGCCGTGGCCGCGGTGCTGGCCGAACTGTGGGAGGAGGTCCTCGGAGTGGAGGACCTGACGGCCGAGGACGACTTCTTCGAACTCGGCGGCGACTCGCTGATGAGCGTCCAGCTGGTCTTCGGCATCGAGGAGCGGCTCGGGTTCCACGTACCGGCGGTCGCGGTCTTCCAGGAGTCGAGACTCGGCCGGATGGCCGCCCACATCACCACCTGGCACGCCACTGGAGGCAGCAGATGAACCACCCCGCCGTGGGCGTGGTCGGCGCCGGGGTCATGGGCGTCAGCCTGGCCCAGAGCCTGACCGCCGCCGGCATCGACACCGTCCTGCACGACTCCGACCCCCGGCAGCGGGCCACCGCCGAGCGCCGGGCGAGCGCCGCGGCCCGGCTGGCCCGGCTCTCCGGGAGCCGCGCCGGCGCCGAACGGCCCGGGCGGCTGACCGTCACCGGGGAGCTGGCCGCGCTGGCGGACTGCGGCCTGGTGATCGAGAACGTGATCGAGGACCCGGAGGTGAAGGAGCGCGTCCACCGCGCCCTCGACGAGGTTCTGGCACCGCGGGCGGTGGTGGCGGTGAACACCTCCGCGGTGCCGGTCTCCGGCCTCGCGCTGGCCACCGGCCACCCCGAGCGGATGGTCGGGGCGCACTTCATGAACCCGGTCGGCGCCTCCACCATGGTCGAGGTGGTGCGCACGCCGTACACCGCGGCCTGGGCGCTGCACGGCCTGGAGGAACTCCTCGGCCGGCTCGGCAAGGAGACCGTGGTGGTCGAGGACCGGGCCGGGTTCGTCATCAACCGCTGCCTGATGATGTTCATCAGCGAGGCGGCGGCCCTGGTCGACGACGGAGTGGCCACCCCGCAGCAGGTGGACCGGCTGTTCCGCGGCTGCCTCGGGCACCGCACCGGACCGCTGCGCACCGCCGACCTGATCGGCATCGACACCATCGTCCACACCCTCGACGTGCTGCGCGGGCACTACGGCCCGGAGCGCTTCACCCCTCTCCCGCCCTGCTCCGGATGGCCGCCGAAGGCCGGATCGGCCGCAAGAGCGGACAGGGCTTCCACTACTACTCGGACGGGGAGACCCCATGACCAATCCCGTGGCGCCGACGGCGCCCGCGGACCCGGCGGCACCGGCCCAGATCCGGTCCGAGGTCGCGCGCTTCCTCTCCCGCTACGTCGACGACCCCGCCTCCCTCGAAGCCGAACACCTGCTGACCGGCGGCCTGTTGGACTCGCTGGCGGCGGTCGAGCTGATCGGCCACCTGGAGCGCCGCTTCGGGGTCCGGGTGCTCGACCACGACCTGGAGGTCGACAACTTCGACTCCCTCGCCGCCATCACCGCCTTCGTGGCCCGGAAGCAGCGGGCATGATCACCGAACTGGCCCCGGAGCTGGCGGCGGAGTTCACCGACCGCCCCACCGCCGCGCGCGCCCTGGGCGCGCTGGTGCCCCGGGCGTACGGCGGCCTGGAACTCGGTTACGCCGGCTACGGCGAGGTCAACCGCACCGTCGCCGAGCGGTCGCCGTCCCGGCAGAGCCTGCTGACCGTGCACGGCATGGTCTGCCGGGCGCTGGTCCGCTGGGGCAGCGCCCGGCAGCGGGACGAGTACCTGCCGCGGCTGGCCGACGGCAGCCTGCTGGGGGCGTTCGCGCTGAGCGAGGAGGCGGCCGGCAGCGACGTCCGCCGCATCGCCACCACCGCCCGCGAGGTGCCGGGCGGCTGGGTGCTCGACGGGCGCAAGCGCTGGGTCACCTTCGGCCAGGAGGCCGGGGTCTTCCTGGTGTTCGCCCGCACCGGCACCCGGGACCTGGCGGTCCTGGTGCGCCGCGACGACCCGGGGGTCCACCTGCAACCGGCACCGCGGACCAGCGGCCTGCGGGACGCCAAGCTCGCCGAACTCGTCCTCCGGGAGTGCCGCGTCCCCGCCGACCGGCTGCTGGGGCGGCCCGGCGCCGCGCTGTCCCACATCGCCGCCGATGCGCTGACCCTGGGCCGGCTCTGCGTGGCCTTCGGCGCGTGGGGGCTGGCCGGGGCCGCGCTGTCGGCGGCCCTGCACCGCTCCATCGAGCGGCACCAGTTCGACGGCCCGCTGCACCGCCTCCAACTGGTGCGCGGACTGCTGGCGGACGCCGCGGTCGCGGTCGACTCGGCGCAACTGCTCTGCCGGCGCGCCGCGACGGCCCTCGACGAGGGCGACGAGTGGGCGCTGGGCCACGTCCTCACGGCGAAGCTCGGCGCCAGCCGGGCCGCCACCGCCGCCGCGGCCGCGGCCGCCCAACTGCACGGCGCGGCCGGCCTGGCGGAGGGGAGCCGGGTCGACCGCTTCGTCCAGGACGCCCGGGTGTTCGAGGTCATCGAGGGCAACACCCAACTGCTCCAGGACCTGATCGCCGATCAGGCCCTGGCCCGCTTCCGCGACCACGCGGCCCGGGCCCTGCCGTCGACCGGTCCGGAGGGACACCATGTCGGGTGAACCGGCCGCCACGGCACCGGCCGCCACGGTCAAGTGCGTCGTCTGGGACCTCGACGAGACCCTGTGGGAGGGGGTGCTGGCCGAGGGCACCGCGGGCGGCCTGCGGCCGGGAGTGCTGGAGACCCTGCGCTCCCTCGACCGGCGGGGCGTCCTGCACTCCGTGGCCAGCAAGAACGAACCCGCCCGGGCCCGGGACCGGCTCGAACAGCTCGGGGTGGCGGAGTACTTCCTCTGCCCGCAGATCTCCTGGGAGCCGAAGTCCGCCCTGGTCGCGGCCGTCGCCGAGCAGCTCAACCTCGGCCTGGACAGCCTGGTGTTCATCGACGACTCCGCCTTCGAACGCGCCGAGGTCGCCGACGTCCACCCGCAGGTGCGCTGCCTGGACAGCACCGCCGCCGCGGAGCTGGCCGACCTGCCGGGCTTCGACCCGCCGGTGACCGCGGAGGCGGCCGGCCGGCGCCGCCTCTACCGGGAGGCGGAGGTCCGGCGCGACTACGAGGAGTCGTTCCAGGGGCCGCGCGCCGAGTTCCTGCGGACGCTCGGCCTGCGGCTCACGGTGGCCGAGGCCACCCCGGACGACCTGCTGCGCGCCGCCGAACTCACCGAGCGCACCCACCAGTTGAACACCACCGGCCTGGTCTTCGACGCCGCGGAGCTGGCCGCGCTGATCCCCCGGCCGGACCAGACCCTGCTGGTGATCACCCTGGAGGACCGGTTCGGCGGCTACGGGACGGTCGGCGTGGTCCTGCTCGGCACCGACGAGACGCAGTGGCGGATCCGGCTCTTCCTGATGTCCTGCCGCGTCATGGGCCGCAACGTGGGCGGCGCCGTCCTGGCACTGCTGGCCCGGGAGGCCGACGCCCGCGGCCTCGACCTCACCGCGGACTTCCTCGCCAACGACGTCAACCGGCCGATGTACATGGTCTACCGCCTGGCCGGGTTCGAGGAGATCGGACGGGAGGGCGAGGTCCAGCGGCTCCGGCTCCGCAGCGGAGCGGGCCGCGCCAACCCCGACTACGTCGAACTCCACGCACTGATCTGAGCCGCCACCACCCCGCCACCACCCGCCACCCGCCCTCACCCGCTACCCGCCATCACCCCGTCACCCCCGTCACGACCCATGGAGACGAACATGCAAGCCTTCACCGACCGCTGGGAACAGGGATTCGCCGCGCTCTACGACAACCGGGAACTGGCCGAGATCTCCTGGGTCACCACCTCGGTCAGCCCGGCGCTCCAGCAGCTCGTCATCGACGGGGTGATCCCGCGCGGCTCCGAGGTGGTCGACCTCGCCTGCGGACCCGGCGTCCACGCCGTCTTCCTGGCCCGCCACGGCATGCGCGTCACCGGCGTGGACCGGTCGGCCACCGCCCTGGCCAAGGCCCGGGAACTGGCCGGCTTCTACGACTGCGACCCCGCCTTCGTGGAGGGCGACATCCTGCGCACCCCGCTGCCGGACGGCTGCGCCGACGTGGTGCACGACTCCTTCGTCTACCACAACGTGCGCCCCGAGGCCCGGGGCGACTACCTCCGGGAGGCCGCCCGCCTGCTACGCCCGGGCGGCCTCTTCGTGCTGGTCGGCTTCTCCGACCGGATGTCCCCGGGCTCCGGGCCGATCCGGTTGACCTCCGACGACGTGGTCCGCCCGGCGCTGGAGCACTTCTCGATCGAGGAGCTGCGCCGCTTCCGGAACCTACCGACCGAGAAGCGCCCGGACCAGTGGCACTGGCTCGGCGTCTTCCGGCGCCGGTGACCGCCGCCGCGGCGGGGCCCGGGCGCTTCGCCGGGCAGACCGTGCTGCTGACCGGGGCGGGCCGGGGCATCGGGCGCGCCTGCGCCCTGGAGTTCGCCCGGGAGGGCGCCCGGCTGGCCCTGGCCAGCCGGACCCCGGCCCAACTGGAGCGGGTCGCCGCGGAGATCGGCGCGCTGACCGGCGTCCCGGCGCTGTGCGTGCCCTTCGACGTGTCGCGGGCCGAGCAGGTCCGGACCGGGGTGGGCACCGTGCTGGAGCGGCTCGGGCCGATCGACGTGCTGGTCAACTGCGCGGGTCTGTTCTCGATGGGCCCCTCGGAGTCCACCGCGGAGGCGGACTCGCGGGAGCTGCTGGCCACCAACGCGCTGGGCACCCTGCTGGTCTGCCAGGAGGTCGGCCGCGGCATGCTGGAACGCGGCCGGGGCCGGATCGTCAACTTCGCCTCGCTGCTGTCCTTCACGGCCTTCCCGGGGCGGGCCGCCTACGCCGCGAGCAAGGGCGCGGTCCTCCAGCTCACCCGGGTGCTCGGGGTCGAGTGGGCGGCGCGCGGGGTGAACGTCAACGCGGTGGCCCCCGGCATGATCCGGATCGAGACCAGGCACCCGGCCGTGGCGGCGGGGGAGTTGAGCGAGGACGAGATCCTCGGCCGGATCCCGATGCGGCGGCGCGGCCGGCCGGAGGACGTCACCGGGCCCGTCCTCTTCCTGGCCTCCGCGCAGGCCGACTACATCACCGGGCAGACCCTGGTGGTGGACGGCGGCTGGCTCAGCTACGGGTACCTGTGAGCGCCCGGCCCACGCACGTCCGGCCCACGGGGCCCCGACCCATCCGACCCCGGCCCGCGGGCCGGGGCGGGACCACAGGAGCGGAGAGCGGAGAACGCTGATGACCGACTACAGACACGCGCTCATCGGGTGCGGCCGGGTCGCGGCCAACCACGTGGACGGCTTCGGCCGGGTCCCCGGGTGGGTCCTCGCCACGGCCTGCGACCGGGAGCCCCACGTCAAGGAGTTCGCCCGCGAGCACGGGATCGCGACCGCCGCGCAGGACGTCGAGGAGGTGTTCGCGGACCCCGGGATCACCAGCGTCTCGATCGCGGTGGACCACGTGCAGCACGGGCCCCTGGTGGAGCGGGCGCTGGTGGCGGGCAAGCACGTCCTGGTGGAGAAGCCGCTCTGCCTGGACCCGGCGCAGGCCCGGCAGCTGGTCGCGCTGGCCGCCGAGCGGGGCCTGGTGCTCTCCACGGTCGCCCAGCACCGCTACGACCCGGTGGTGCGGGCGGTGCGGCAGTGGGTGGGCCGGGGGCTGCTCGGCCGGCTGGTCTTCGCCTCCGCGACCCTGCAGGCCCGGCGGGAGCCCGACTACTACACCGGGAGCTACTGGCGCGGCACCCGGCGGGGCGAGGGCGGCTCGGCCCTGATCAACCAGGGCTACCACTGCCTGGACGCGGTGCGCTGGATCTGCGGCGACCTCACCACGACGGCCGCCGTCCGCACCGCCGGGGTGCTGGGCGGCGTCATCGAGACCGAGGACACCCTCAGCGGCCTGCTGTCCGCCTCGGGCGTGCCGGTCACGCTCAACGTGACGGTGGCGAGCAGCGTGGAGTGGCGCACCCGGATCGAGATCGTCGGCGAGCTGGGCTCGGTGGTCTTCGACCTCGACCACCCGGGGCGGCTGCGGCGCTGGGACGGATCGGCGGAGCTGGTCCGCCTCGCGGAGCGGGAGAGCAGCCGGGGCCTGGCGGAGGAGCCGCCCGGGACGTCCTACTACGGCACCTCGCACCGCCGGCAGATCGCCGACTTCTGCCGCAGCGTCGCCGGCGGGGGCCCGATGCTCTCCTCCCCGGCCGATTCGGTGGGAACGCTGGAGACCATTCTCTCGCTCTACGCGCTGTCGTCCCGGTGAACGGACCGGAAAGCACGGACGGCACCGGGCCGGCGGGCCGCCCGACCCTACCGGGAGAGGAATTCCGCCGGAGCGGGCATCAGCGCGTCGAGGCATTCCTCGGCGGTTTTCCCGGCGCGGATGAATCCCCGTTCCTCTGCGCCGAGGAATCCCTCCTCGACCATCCGGTCGAGGAGGGCGATCAATGGGTCGAAGAATCCCGCGACATTGGCCAGGGCGACCGGCCGCCAGTGGAATCCCAATTGGTTCCAGGTGGAAACCTCCATGAGTTCGTCCATCGTTCCGTAGCCGCCGGGGAGGACGACGAAGGCGTCGGCCATTTCGTACATCAGCGCTTTCCGGGTGTGCATTCCCTCGACGACCAGGACCTCGCCCCGGGCGTCGTCGAGGCGCTCGCGCTCGTGCAGGGCGTCCGGGATCACGCCGAACACCTCGGCACCGGCCTCGTGGGCGGCCCGCGAGACGGCGCCCATCAGGCCCACGCCACCGGCCCCGTAGACCAGGCTCCCGCCCCGGCGGGCGATCGCCGCACCCAGGTCGCGGGCGGTCCGGAGGTACTCCGGCCGGCTGCCCGGACGGGAGCCGCAGAAGACGCCTATCCGGCTGGGCGCGGCCGGGGGAATTGTCACGGTGGATTCCTTCGCGGAGGGGGACCCGGTCCGGTCGGCGGGCTGAACGGTATTCATTCGACTCATCCCCAGCCCAGGTCGTCCCCGGAAATCCGGACGGACGCGTCAACGGCGGTGGCGCGCGGAGCGTGCGGGCCCTGGAGCGTGATCACGGCGCTCAGCACGGCACCTGCCGTGAGAGCGGCGCCGATGATCTGTCCCAGGCGGCGTGCGAAAGAGTTCATCGTGATCTCCAGTCATCCGAGGAGCGGCCGAATCGGCGGCCCGTGGGCTACCTTGCTACATGCCGGGTACGAGCCGAATGGACGGGGGCGCTCGGCATACTGCATTGCGCGTATCCGAGGGGATGACCAAAGTGGCAGATTCGGAGTTTCAGGACGACTTGGACACGATCGCCCTGAGCGAGGGTGCGCTCCGGGTCTACCTCCATGCCCTCGACCTCCCCGCTCCGCTGCGCTGCGACCGGGCCGGCGACGAGATCGGGATCGGCCCGGCGGAGTTCGACCTCGCGGTCGAACAGCTCCGGGCGCTGAAGCTGGTGAGCGCGCAACTGCTGTCCGAGGGCTTCATCGCCCCGGTCGCCCCCGACAGCGCCCGGGTCCAGCTGCTCTCGCCGCTGGTCCGGGAGCTGGAGCAGAAGCAGCGCACGGTGGACGCGGCCCGGGCGGTCTACGCCCGGCTGTCCGTCGAGTACCACCGCTCCACCACCCGCAGCGCCCGGGACGAGACGGTCACCGTGGTGCGCGAACTGCCGGACGTGCGACGGCTGATCACCGAGCTGTCGGCCGGCTGCACCCGCGAGGTGCTGACCGCCCAGCCGGGCGGCGGCCGCACCGAGGAGGTGCTGCGCGAGTCCCTGCAGCGCACCGAGAGCCTGCTGAACCGGGGGGTGCGGATGCGCACCCTCTACCAGCACACGGCCCGCTACAGCCCGCCGACCGCCGCCTACGTCGCCCACGTCACCGCGTACGGCGCGGAGGTGCGGACGCTGGGGACGGCTTCATGCGGATGCTCCTGTTCGACCAGGAGGTCGCCCTGATCGAGCTGAACGAGACGCCGGCCGGGGCGGTGCTGGTCCGCGAGCCCAGCATCGTGCACTTCATGTACGAGTCCTTCGAGCGGGCCTGGAGCCAGGCGACCGAGTTCGACGCGGACAACCACCCGGCGTCCGTGCGGCAGACCACCGACAACACCAAGGCGACGATCATCAGGCTGCTGGTCGACGGGGTCGAGGACAAGGTGGTGGCGCGGCGGCTGGGCATGTCGCTGCGGACCTGCCAGCGCCACGTGTCGGAGATCCTGCGCGACGTCGGGGCCAGGAACCGGCTCCAGGCCGGCTACCTGATTCACCGTTACGGCCTCGACCGGACGGACGCCCTTCCCGGGGAAACGGAAGGCGCCGGAGCGGAAGAGTAGGTGAACCGGAAATGTCGGCCCCCCGCTCGCCGGGTGCCGTCGCCCGCGATTCCCCCGGGGCGGTGCCCGCATCATGGCCGACTCGTCGGCAATTTTCATTGCAGTGAAATTTTCTTGCAGTAAAAACCTGGCTTCTGTACGTCAATAGTCGATTCCTGGCCGTGTCCTGCCGCGGCGCGGGTCGAACTAGCGGAAAAGGGGAGAACCCGCGTGAACGACGACCGACAGCTCCACGTCGACCTGCCGACCGCGCCGGACCGCGCCGGCGCACTCACCTGGGGGCAACTGGCCATCTGGGAGGTGCTCCACTGGCTCCCCCCGGGCGACACCACACTGACCCTCTCCACCGTGCTGCCGCTGCCCGCCGGGACGACACCGGAGCGGCTCACCGCGGCCCTGACCGCCCTCGTGGCGCGCCACGACGCGCTCCGGACGGTGTTCGAGGAGTCGGGCGGCGAGCCCCGGCAGACCGTGGTCGGCGGCGGCCGGATCACGGTCGACGTCCACGACGCCTCCGAGGGCGCCGCGGCCGAGACCGCCGAGAAGCTCCACCGCGAACTGCGCGGCCTCCCCTTCGACCTGGCCCGCGACCTGCCGCTCCGGGCCGTCCTGGTCACCGAGCGGGACACGCCCGCCGTGCTGGTCCTCGCCATCAGCCACATGTCCGTGGACGCCTGGAGCTTCCGCATCGTCCGGGAGGACCTGGAGACGCTGCTGGCCGGCGCGGAACTCCCCGCCCGGGGGCCGCAGCCGCTGGACCGCCTCGACTACGAGCGGTCCGACCTGGGGCGGCGGCGCGAGGAGCGGGCCCTGGCGCACTGGGCCGAACAGATCCGCGAGACCCCCGCCCCCATGCTCGCCGAACTCCCCCCGCCCTCCGCCCCGCACCTGCGCTGGGGCCGGATCGAGTCCCCCGCGCTCGCCGCGGCGGTCCGGCTGCTGACCGGCCGGGCCGGGGTCACCGGCCCGGTGGCGGTGCTGAGCGGGGTCACCCGACTGCTGGCCCGGTACACCGGACAGGACCAGGCCACCGTCCGGCTGATCGTGGCGACCAGGTTCAACGCCCGGAACCGGCGCTTCGTGGGCGCCTTCAACCAGAACGCCCTGCTCCGGGTCCCGTCCGTCGCCGACCCCTTCGACGACCACCTGCGCCGGACCTCGCTCGCGGCCCTGACCGCGTACCAGAACTGCGAGTACGACCCGCGGACGGTCGAGCGGCTCGTCCGCGAGACCGCCGCCGAACGCGGGGTGGCCGCGGGCGGCTACTGCTTCTTCAACGACATCAGCGTCGAACCCGCCAGGCGCCCCGGCACCGAGCCCCGGGCCGCGGACGCGCCGGACCCGCGCCCGCTGCGCGCCGAGACCGTGCTCTCCGTGCCCGACATGGACCAGGTGCCGATGGGGGCGACGTTCTTCCTCTTCCTGGAGCACATCGGCGAACGCGCCGTCCTGCAACTGTGCGCCGACGAGCGCTTCCTCGCCCCCCGCTCCGCGACCGAGTTCCTCGGCGACCTGGAGGACCTGCTGGTGTCGGCCGCCGTCACCCCGTCCGCCGCCGCGGGCTGACCCCGCGCCGCCGCGGGGCGCGGCCGACCGACCCGTCCGGTCGGCCGCACCCCGCGGCCGGTGTCACGGAGTGAGCCGGTTGGGGCCGCGGAAGAGGAACACGGCGTCGCGGATCGACTCCAGTCCGAGCATCACCATCAGCACCCGGCCCAACCCCAGGCCCAGCCCCCCGTGCGGCGGGCAGCCGTAGCGGAAGCAGTTCAGGTAGTCCTGGATCGGCTCGGTCCCCACGCCCTTCTCGGCGGCCTGCTTCAGCAGCACGTCGTACCGGTGCTCGCGCTGCGCCCCGGTGGTGATCTCCAGCCCCTTCCACAGCAGGTCGAAGCTGAGCGTCACCTCCGGCTGCTCGGGGGAGCGCATGTGGTAGAACGGGCGGATTCCGGCCGGGTAGTGGGTGACGAACACGAACTCGTGGCCGCTCCGCTCCCTGACGTGCGCGGCGAGCGCCCGCTCGCCCTCGGGGTCCAGGTCCTCCTTGAGCCCCTCCGGGTCCCAGCCCCCGGCCCGCAGCAGCCGCTGGGCCTCGGCCATCGTGATCCGGGGGAACGGCAGCTCCGGGACGACCACCTCCCGCCCGAAGTGCTCGCGGATCGCCGGCCCGTGGACCCGCGCCACCGCGGCCACGGCGTGGGCGAGCATCCGCTCCTCGAACGCCATCACGTCCTCGACGCCGTCGATCCAGGCCAGTTCGACGTCGACCCCGGTGAACTCGGTGGCGTGCCGGGAGGTGAACGACGGCTCCGCCCGGAACACCGGGCCGACCTCGAAGACCCGGTCGATGCCGGCCGCGATCGCCATCTGCTTGTAGAACTGCGGCGACTGGGCGAGGTAGGCGCTGCGGTCGAAGTACCCCAGCTTGAAGACCTCGGCCCCGGACTCGGAGGCGGTGCCCATCAGTTTCGGCGTGTGCATCTCGGTGCAGCCCTCGCCGTGCGCGAACTCGCGCATCGCCTGCTCGACCGTGGTCTGCACCGCGAACAGCAGTTGGGCGGCGGGCCGGCGGCGCACGTCCAGGAAGCGCCAGTCGAGCCGGTGCTCCGGCCCCGAGCGCTCGTCGATCGGCAGCAGCGGTTCGGCCCGGTTGAGGAGCTCGACGGCGTCCGGGACGATCTCCACCCCGCCCAGCTTGACGACGGGGTTGGCCACGACGCGGCCGGTGACCCGGACGGCGGACTCGACGGTGAGGTCCTCGATCGCCCGCTCCGTCCCGTCCCCTGGGCCGCCGCGCCGGTGGGTCACCTGGGCCGTGCCGGTGTGGTCGCGGACCAGGACGAACTGCATCGCGCGTTGCAACCGCAGGGTGTTGACCCAGCCGGAGACGGAGACGGTCCGTCCCACGTGCTCGTGCAGGTCGGCCACCGGGACGCGGGGGGTGTGGTGGATCATCGCAGTCCTCCATGGACTTCGGCTGACCCCTTGGAAGTGCGGGCGAGAAGGGCGACTCGCGGTGCCACCGCACTTTCGCCGCGACCTGAGCCGCGGCCTCATTCGGGCCCGGTGACGGGGGCTGGCCGGCGGGGCATTTCCTCCCCGCGCTCAGGAGTGTCTTCACCGCACAGTGCGAGACCGCCTTCCCAGCTGCCGGCGGTTCTCTCTGCTCGCACGGTCCTGCGGCTACTCGTCTCCCTCGTCGCGTTACCCACGAGGGTAGGGGAACTGACGAGGCGGCTGCAACGGTGTTCCCGGCCCGGCGGCATGTTCGCCGGAGACCGGGGCAGGCGGCTCCCCGTAAGCGCAACGAAGCGTACGAGGAGGCAGCGATGACCGAGGGCATGTGGGACTACACGGGCGCCGAGGGCTACACCACGGGTTCCGACCTGACGGGGTACCGGGTCGAGGCGACGGACGGCCACATCGGCAAGGTCGACAAGCACACCGTGGACGTCGGCGCGGGCTACCTCGTGGTGGACACCGGCCCGTGGATCTTCGGCCGCGAGGTGCTGCTCCCGGCGGGCACCGTCATCCGGGTCGACGACCAGGAGAAGGCGGTCTGGGTGAACCGCTCCAAGGACGAGGTGAAGAACTCGCCGGAGTACGACCGGGAGGCGCACGCCGACGACCCGGCCTACCGCCACCAGGTCGGCGGCTACTACGGCGGCACCGTCTGACCGCCTGACCCGTCCCGCCGGGGCCCCGCGTCTTCGGACGCGGGGCCCCGGCGCGTGCGCGGGGGGCGCCGTGACGGGGGAGGACTCCGCCGGCCCGGCCCCCGCGTTCACTCGTGGGGGTGAACAGTCGATCGGGGCCAAGCCGCGCCCGGTCCG
This is a stretch of genomic DNA from Kitasatospora fiedleri. It encodes these proteins:
- a CDS encoding 3-hydroxyacyl-CoA dehydrogenase NAD-binding domain-containing protein, with amino-acid sequence MNHPAVGVVGAGVMGVSLAQSLTAAGIDTVLHDSDPRQRATAERRASAAARLARLSGSRAGAERPGRLTVTGELAALADCGLVIENVIEDPEVKERVHRALDEVLAPRAVVAVNTSAVPVSGLALATGHPERMVGAHFMNPVGASTMVEVVRTPYTAAWALHGLEELLGRLGKETVVVEDRAGFVINRCLMMFISEAAALVDDGVATPQQVDRLFRGCLGHRTGPLRTADLIGIDTIVHTLDVLRGHYGPERFTPLPPCSGWPPKAGSAARADRASTTTRTGRPHDQSRGADGARGPGGTGPDPVRGRALPLPLRRRPRLPRSRTPADRRPVGLAGGGRADRPPGAPLRGPGARPRPGGRQLRLPRRHHRLRGPEAAGMITELAPELAAEFTDRPTAARALGALVPRAYGGLELGYAGYGEVNRTVAERSPSRQSLLTVHGMVCRALVRWGSARQRDEYLPRLADGSLLGAFALSEEAAGSDVRRIATTAREVPGGWVLDGRKRWVTFGQEAGVFLVFARTGTRDLAVLVRRDDPGVHLQPAPRTSGLRDAKLAELVLRECRVPADRLLGRPGAALSHIAADALTLGRLCVAFGAWGLAGAALSAALHRSIERHQFDGPLHRLQLVRGLLADAAVAVDSAQLLCRRAATALDEGDEWALGHVLTAKLGASRAATAAAAAAAQLHGAAGLAEGSRVDRFVQDARVFEVIEGNTQLLQDLIADQALARFRDHAARALPSTGPEGHHVG
- a CDS encoding HAD-IIIC family phosphatase; this encodes MSGEPAATAPAATVKCVVWDLDETLWEGVLAEGTAGGLRPGVLETLRSLDRRGVLHSVASKNEPARARDRLEQLGVAEYFLCPQISWEPKSALVAAVAEQLNLGLDSLVFIDDSAFERAEVADVHPQVRCLDSTAAAELADLPGFDPPVTAEAAGRRRLYREAEVRRDYEESFQGPRAEFLRTLGLRLTVAEATPDDLLRAAELTERTHQLNTTGLVFDAAELAALIPRPDQTLLVITLEDRFGGYGTVGVVLLGTDETQWRIRLFLMSCRVMGRNVGGAVLALLAREADARGLDLTADFLANDVNRPMYMVYRLAGFEEIGREGEVQRLRLRSGAGRANPDYVELHALI
- a CDS encoding class I SAM-dependent methyltransferase; the protein is MQAFTDRWEQGFAALYDNRELAEISWVTTSVSPALQQLVIDGVIPRGSEVVDLACGPGVHAVFLARHGMRVTGVDRSATALAKARELAGFYDCDPAFVEGDILRTPLPDGCADVVHDSFVYHNVRPEARGDYLREAARLLRPGGLFVLVGFSDRMSPGSGPIRLTSDDVVRPALEHFSIEELRRFRNLPTEKRPDQWHWLGVFRRR
- a CDS encoding SDR family NAD(P)-dependent oxidoreductase, coding for MTAAAAGPGRFAGQTVLLTGAGRGIGRACALEFAREGARLALASRTPAQLERVAAEIGALTGVPALCVPFDVSRAEQVRTGVGTVLERLGPIDVLVNCAGLFSMGPSESTAEADSRELLATNALGTLLVCQEVGRGMLERGRGRIVNFASLLSFTAFPGRAAYAASKGAVLQLTRVLGVEWAARGVNVNAVAPGMIRIETRHPAVAAGELSEDEILGRIPMRRRGRPEDVTGPVLFLASAQADYITGQTLVVDGGWLSYGYL
- a CDS encoding Gfo/Idh/MocA family protein, giving the protein MTDYRHALIGCGRVAANHVDGFGRVPGWVLATACDREPHVKEFAREHGIATAAQDVEEVFADPGITSVSIAVDHVQHGPLVERALVAGKHVLVEKPLCLDPAQARQLVALAAERGLVLSTVAQHRYDPVVRAVRQWVGRGLLGRLVFASATLQARREPDYYTGSYWRGTRRGEGGSALINQGYHCLDAVRWICGDLTTTAAVRTAGVLGGVIETEDTLSGLLSASGVPVTLNVTVASSVEWRTRIEIVGELGSVVFDLDHPGRLRRWDGSAELVRLAERESSRGLAEEPPGTSYYGTSHRRQIADFCRSVAGGGPMLSSPADSVGTLETILSLYALSSR
- a CDS encoding LOG family protein — translated: MNTVQPADRTGSPSAKESTVTIPPAAPSRIGVFCGSRPGSRPEYLRTARDLGAAIARRGGSLVYGAGGVGLMGAVSRAAHEAGAEVFGVIPDALHERERLDDARGEVLVVEGMHTRKALMYEMADAFVVLPGGYGTMDELMEVSTWNQLGFHWRPVALANVAGFFDPLIALLDRMVEEGFLGAEERGFIRAGKTAEECLDALMPAPAEFLSR
- a CDS encoding helix-turn-helix domain-containing protein → MRMLLFDQEVALIELNETPAGAVLVREPSIVHFMYESFERAWSQATEFDADNHPASVRQTTDNTKATIIRLLVDGVEDKVVARRLGMSLRTCQRHVSEILRDVGARNRLQAGYLIHRYGLDRTDALPGETEGAGAEE